In the Sarcophilus harrisii chromosome 1, mSarHar1.11, whole genome shotgun sequence genome, one interval contains:
- the SIGMAR1 gene encoding sigma non-opioid intracellular receptor 1 isoform X1 — MQWARSSRALRVAVVLAVAAVLVQGIRVWLDSKRFVFQREEIAQLARQYAGLDHELAFSRLIVELRRLHPGHILADEDLQWVFVNAGGWMGSMCLLHASLSEYVLLFGTAIDTGGHSGRYWAEISDTVISGTFRQWREGTTKSEVYYPGDTIVHGPGEATAVQWGAGTWMVEYGRGFIPSTLGFALADTFFSTQDFLTLFYTLRVYARALCLELTTYLSSQGH, encoded by the exons ATGCAGTGGGCGAGGAGTTCGCGTGCCCTGCGAGTGGCCGTGGTGCTGGCCGTGGCGGCGGTGCTGGTGCAGGGCATCCGCGTCTGGCTGGACTCCAAGCGCTTCGTCTTCCAGCGCGAGGAGATCGCGCAGCTGGCGCGCCAGTACGCCG GCCTTGACCATGAGCTGGCTTTCTCTCGCCTCATCGTGGAGCTCCGGCGGCTGCACCCAGGCCACATCCTGGCAGATGAGGACCTTCAGTGGGTGTTTGTGAATGCCGGCGGGTGGATGGGCTCCATGTGCCTCTTGCACGCCTCACTCTCCGAGTACGTGCTGCTCTTCGGCACAGCCATCGACACTGGGGGCCATTCTG GTCGGTATTGGGCTGAAATCTCAGACACAGTCATCTCTGGAACCTTCCGCCAGTGGAGGGAAGGGACAACCAAGAGTGAAGTTTACTACCCAG GAGACACCATTGTTCATGGGCCCGGGGAGGCCACAGCGGTGCAGTGGGGGGCTGGCACGTGGATGGTGGAGTACGGCCGGGGCTTCATCCCTTCCACCTTGGGCTTTGCACTGGCCGACACATTCTTCAGCACCCAGGACTTCCTCACACTGTTCTACACTCTACGGGTCTATGCCCGGGCACTGTGTCTGGAGCTCACAACCTACCTCTCCAGCCAGGGACATTGA
- the SIGMAR1 gene encoding sigma non-opioid intracellular receptor 1 isoform X2, with protein MPAGGWAPCASCTPHSPSRYWAEISDTVISGTFRQWREGTTKSEVYYPGDTIVHGPGEATAVQWGAGTWMVEYGRGFIPSTLGFALADTFFSTQDFLTLFYTLRVYARALCLELTTYLSSQGH; from the exons ATGCCGGCGGGTGGATGGGCTCCATGTGCCTCTTGCACGCCTCACTCTCCGA GTCGGTATTGGGCTGAAATCTCAGACACAGTCATCTCTGGAACCTTCCGCCAGTGGAGGGAAGGGACAACCAAGAGTGAAGTTTACTACCCAG GAGACACCATTGTTCATGGGCCCGGGGAGGCCACAGCGGTGCAGTGGGGGGCTGGCACGTGGATGGTGGAGTACGGCCGGGGCTTCATCCCTTCCACCTTGGGCTTTGCACTGGCCGACACATTCTTCAGCACCCAGGACTTCCTCACACTGTTCTACACTCTACGGGTCTATGCCCGGGCACTGTGTCTGGAGCTCACAACCTACCTCTCCAGCCAGGGACATTGA